TCAAGATTCCCGTCTTGATGAAAAGCTTCAAGTAATGATGCAAGGCTTTACTACTATGTTTCAACAAAGTCAAAAAGAGACTAAGAGCGCAATCAAGGACTTACAAACACAAGTTGGTTCCATGGCTATTGATTTGAACCAATTTaaggcacaaaatggtgggaaaaTCCCTTCTCAACCTTTTAACCCAAGAGAGAATGTTAGTGTTATtacattgagaagtggtacacaacttgtgcaacctaaAATTATTGATGAGGGTGATATGGAGACTcaaaaggaacctgttttggaggaaaaGAACGATGATTGTCCcgaaacttctgaggtacctatttataactctaaaaatcttatttctacttatgttcctcctttacctttccttCGCATGTTTGCTAATTCTAAGAAGGCGGATCTAGAAAAGGATATTTTAGACATCTTCAAGAAGCTTCATGTAAACATTCCACTCATTGATGTTATCAAGCAAGTTCTACAATATGCGAAGgttttgaaggacttgtgtaccaagaAGAAAAGGCTAACCAGTAATGAGGTTATGAGTGTGGGGGGAAATGCTTCAGCGGTCTTGCAAAAGAAACTCCCACCCAAATGCATGGGTCCAGTTAGTTTCACTATACCCGTAGAGATTGGTAATACAAATATTGGAAAGGCtatgcttgacttaggagcatcCGTTAATGTCATACCGGCATATATTTATGAGTCTTTAAATTTGGGTCCATTGAAACCAACGAATATTGTACTAGAACTTGCGGATCGTACTAATGTCTACCCTAGGGGAAATATTGAGGATGTCCTTGTGCAGGTGAACCAACTAGTTTTTCCAGCTGATTTTTGTGTTCTAGAAATGGATGATGGCTCGGATGCATCCATACCCCTGCTGCTTGGGAGACCTTTCATGAAGACGGCTAAAACCGTCATTGATGTGGACGAGGAAATACTCACGATGAAGTTTGATGATGAGATAATTCGCTTCAACATGTTTGAAGTCAtgcgttatcctagtgatgttcattCAGGTGTTCATAACGTATGGGACCCTAGTTAGTCTTagcaagcaaggagatagtcgggttgacgactttaaaccaagcgctgcatgggaggcaactcattggtattttatctcttatcttttatttatgtttatttcttgttttttttttagtattttcttgTTACTTTCTCAGATTTCTTTTCGCATTCCATGTAGGATTTTCCACCTTGACTCTACTTGGaagactcaatttacattgaggacaatgtaaagtttaagtgtgggagagtggttaagcttgcattgtaaatttttcaaaaatttcaacttttttgtgaATTAGCgcatgaaaaactccaacttgtatttagtttagagtcacatagtatacatgtcgctaaggttacatcgaaattctcacaagagtgactgaacttagagatgtcAGGGAACGTGAACGGGTTTCttgcttgtatgagagttaaagttggatttaaccatgtcagtggtaaatgaggtgcagactgaattcggcaTTAGAGTTGCGATCCCCTATAgcggagactacccatgttacatcatgagaggagccgaccttcacttctttgtacatgtctaaatatgtgcttttagagagtgtgtcaccgtacgtaaagtagaatggtgagctacccaacctctcaCCAATAGAAGCATtaatttgatctcttgagtgctattttattaATCATGacggtgacatcgaattgctaacttacataccacttgtaatcttgttcgcagttagcaccattcactttatctctctctacaccaacaggtccatagaacaccatcatcatcaacaagcggagcatcacaaattcgaaggaaaattgaagacgttcaaggtttactaACAACGGTACACAAAtaagcagatttcagattcaagtaaagcaacaagacaatgagaagaatttttacaagttgaagacttatgtacaagagcgaagattatcaagatgagagttcaagaagtttatgatatcaagacatacaagttgtgaagaatcaagctgtaaagtacttacaccatggactttgtacttgcatttttattttatctttatttgtattattttctcttgtctcaaaataaaaaaaaaaaaaaaaaacatcgaaCATGGTCATCAGTGTGCTAGGTCCCTtgtcaaaaaaataataagaataaaaaaaaaggacaagagagaattttgttaggttcatcattagttttaatgttttgttttcattttgtatttagtttatttttgttgtctcgaaaaaaataaataattcattgcatcatattttggtttgtttagttcatttttagtttattctttcaataaagccaatggaagaagaaatattcataatgaagtttcaagcaacaaggaattagaggaaagaatcacattgtcaagattctacaaagttcaagagttgaagaccggagacgaagatgaagacatgGATTGAAGACCGCAGACGTTTCTATGGATCATGTAATTGTGGTGCTAACtacacgtcgaacggataacaaggtaagtaagcatattctcaccttcgttaagtggttgatttcctttctttgaGATCGTCaaaaaaaatgggttttcaatacaataaaagatgtgggttttaaaAATagaattcggagggtttttgccttcctaccattcaacgtgtagCAGAATTTCTCTCTtaattcctacctggacacatgtgtgacccataaaaaagttgtttattattgagagcaatttCATAAATCCCTTTCTAGTGAGGCAGAGTCAAGACTTTCGATCATTCTTGAAcctgaatttctttcgataagggatggttatttcccCCTCAACTTCTAAGGATGAcattgtgttcatatatatgtctaacttcttattactagtgtgtAGAATCtctataacgtttaagcacaattttcctttccttagtgattacaaatcacttgtttactgtatatatttatccccatttttgtcataaaatgacaaaggttcgagcaaataaatgccaaaccgaaaggatcctacaaatctaaaagacttgtacaacctataagagttaagcactaAGGTTTTACATACcacttttgataaccaatatcaaaactgaaactacaagtaatttggttttaatatgttatcaaggaaacaattgcccgaagcaattttccctaatagtttaacaaattgactaagaaacttagttccttgctaaaccgattgtacacatacaatcgcttatttcgataagaccaaaataaagatcagaattaactttattttctcaccaggttctaattattcagacagtaacttagacctttcactttagacaagacaaatactaggttaattaactagtatttcttgttaaggcattcaattagacttgaataaccgaatcctttaatttgataagtctaactaagatcaaaattaacttagtttctcttatccggaatcgaactggactaaacaaatgatcttgtatttcgttaagccataaacaatacatacaaaccaaataaattgacttgcacaattatttatcttaaccggaagcaattgaaacaaacatagacattatagcaccgcaattgcaccgaaatttcgttaagcaaaaacacttgatatcaaacagtaaagaagataccaaacaataatccaaataaattgacacagtttttcttaaccggaaacaatttaatcacacatacacacataatggattATATATCAATTgtgccgaaattttgttaagtaaaagcaaaatatatgcaatataagaaGGCTTTTCTTagcaggaaaacgattaactaacaaattcgttacctcagattctgcatcctcttctctccagaaagatatatcattaagcacaagttcaagttagaactctccccaagtatgttttcatcctctcgcaagatcaaaaaacaacaacagagAGCAACCTTCACCAGAGAAacgttgaatcggttttaactaatgtgtgccaatagcaaaagttgaaaacctgaaCTCGTATGTATActatatacacaacttatgaaacataaattgataatagtatcCTGTTTAGCATTCAAAGTTTCTTTacctttatagcccaatcctcgtgtgtcACGAGGACTCTAGTTTCCTTCAACATTGAGtcaagttgttttgtgctacTTTCGAACTTTTTGGAGTCCGCTTTCAGACCCATATTCTCTTTTTCCAACGTTTTTATTTTTTCGAGAGCATTATCTAGATCAACCTTAAAATTTTCAATTTGAACTTTATAATCTATTTCAGATTTGGTAGAATTACTTACCTTAGCGTTCTTTAGGTTCTCCAACTCCGTATATAGTTTCACTTctcgatcatgactttcttcaatTTGCTCTCTATAACTTTTCATGGATCCAAGATAATCCCGCCCATCGCTAATAATTTCTATATCTTTATACAGATCATCGAGTTCCTTTCTCAGGCTTTCATTCTCCTTACAAAGATCACATTCAAGTTCCTTTGGCTCTGGAGTTACTTCAGTATCCTTTTCAGGTGTGCATTCAACAGTTGCAGTGAAAGCTTTATTCTCTTGATCCTTGGAACAATTAGAgatatcatcattattttgttcTTTATTCTCTCACATTTCTGTGATTTTTGATAAGGAGAAGATGCATCTTTAGAAGATctccttttcttttgtcttaataactttcTAAATTTTCGTGTAATATCTTCGCTACAATTCACAATTTgtgtctcacaagaattttctactgaAGGACTAGTCTTAGTCACAGCTTTAAGGGTAATACCCATTTCATTCTTGGATTGGTATTCAAGGTCAATGATCTTTAATTTACCAACTATAGCTCTTGTAAATAGTGTGGAAAGGTCATTTTGTTCCATGATGACATGATTTTTAGATCCGTATCTTGGTGGTAAAGACCTTAGAGTTTTACACACAATATCCTTATctgaaatagtttttcctaaagcgTAAAAGGCATTCACTAATTCAGAAAGTTTGTggtcaaactcatcaaaggtatcttcttcatccatacgaaggttttcccatttagaagatagggtttgaagcctagcttccttttcagaggaattcccttcaaatacgacattaagaatatcccaagtctcctttgatgttttacacttggttacatgatgatggaggTCTCGAGTTAAAGCATGAATAATGGCATTCAATCCATCGAAATTTTGCTTCGAAAGCAATTTTTCTTCATTATTGAACTCCTTTAATTCCTTTAGTCTAAACTCAGTGGTTGAGTTGTTGACAAGTACTTTTGGGTGTTCATATCCATCAATAACTTTAAAGCCCAAGTGTTAAAGTCacgagattgaagaaaagattgcatttccattttccaccatagatagtttgagccatcaaaccctggcggtacgttaactaaatcaaccatttgattcaaaacttataggttggatcatgccaaacacagattgttagatcttttcgttttggcttgctctgatactaattgaaaagaagagggtacccaaatacaccacaatatttttatttgatcacaacctattcgatctctaccgtgtataaacctcttggagcaacaatcactcaaggaatatttcaacacggtgtccacttgaaatagggttagtccggactggcttAACAATGTGAGAATATCAAATCCaaatggagaaatccaatacactttgtgtgatcatctatggatatgaaatcgagacaatactacaacaaagtgttcacttgataatatatACGGTATAACTGAAACCTTAtaggataaatatcaagtgcctagttaacatacaagtgtatttactttaattataataaaaacacaattataatgcggaaataaagtaacgcatacaccagaattttgttaacgaggaaaactaaaatcttgtagaaaaaccccgggacctagtccagttttgaatactcaatgaattaagacgctgcAAAAATTAAACCTGCAATTTCGTGTAAGCAATAGCAAGTAGAcgaaaatcctagttactcaacttcaacagtattcttgttttgataatatctagcagaaccgaagttctcaatagatatttgatactagatatcctagTAGAACaggcgttctctttaggactaaatctagtatatcttcttattgattcacaataacttcttctaccaatctttcaactggaaacacaagattcctttggatcgtattccaaaaagtaaatgATCAAAACTGTTTGTAACCAAACTCACTTTATAATCAgaataccgaaatatatgataaAAGCACAGTTACAGATCTTCTATTTTTAAGACCCGTTACCAGATCCGAAGCTCCTCGgttacaagatcaaacaagacaatgattaccgaaataatcaatcttgattacaaggtttatgataaaatcaTTGATCTAAAAAGGTTTATGTTTATCGAAAATAAACAACCTTTTAATCCCGGAAAATCAAATCACAGAAAGtcacaccaagatcaaaacacTAGAATAAAAGTCTTCGAATCttgaaagtcttcaatcttcgatttaatcttcaaagtataAACCTGCaacaacaaacttgattccttattgttttgtcgcacagaacggagtctgttaacaatggaaaatcaatgaatctacaCTACAtatctagaaaaacttagatccgtagaaacgttatatctttgatctagtttgagtgagccttatatcagaagagaaggttccccagaataaacaaattaggtgcaatcaaagattcaaccatcgttagtcaatcaaatcaataatcgaaaactaaaataacaatgcaatcatctagtttcccatcaacggtactcgtagatctgcttgatcccacataagtctttaaacgagcggtcgtaagagatttcgcctaattagggtactttcctctccagatagacggctccatcagaaacaacaaaaagatgaagtttggttggctcttaggatagtttgctagagacgcaaacttaggtatttatagaccaaggatgtttggacaccaaggaatttccaaaaccgaatattctcaagatatgtaataaatgcccaaatcggttttcataattcctggaaatgctttgcccAATATTcaccgaaatctctcaatagagaatctccaattagtaaatgcacattactaatttttattctctagagatatgcatttaattactggtagttaaagcatataaaactaacaaccttaattaaaagattcttgatttatttcggatcgggatctccttgagtaattaaggaatatctttgaacaataaaagataagagttactgctcgtgttcaaagtatgttgacatttttctttgtaaatcctctttcatatttacaatcttgaaatcgattataccactcttctaaataagtttagaattggttcatctgtgtTCCAAGACAACGATgttattgatcaaatatcaaatcattaACATGgattcacggttctaccaaacacaaggatcggttctacctcaatATGTTTTTCCCGTGATcgaacacacaagttaccaggaccggttatgtCAGTTACCAGAATCGGTTACGTcatttaccaggaccggttaccatatactcatggtattacttgtgatcggttatacaagtcactaggatcgcttacaccaattactagaaccggttacaccaattacaaggatcgattacacaattcttttgtgatcggtcacaccaattactaggatcggtcacaccaattacaaatatcgatcataccatctcaggtgattacttaggatcggttacactaattaagtcatatcaaatcataagtcaggcactatgattagttataccaagatacataacaaattatgatcggatctactaactcacacatattggtaatccaaagatatgcaatgaataacaataccaataagcccggcgatttccctttcgattcataaaacaagttcgtgaatgtacttcctttaaacaaatgtaaacattatttcctaagatgaaatattCACTTTACCCATACTCATaaccacaatagcattcatacgattatgtcgatgtcatatctacgaagttcaaaagataagcgttatacttcgtagtctaattccttaatactttaatcataataatatgaccaagtctGATACTAGAGTATTATCTATAACCTCGTATGTGATGCTTTCaatctaaaagatttgaaagaaacaagatataaatggaacaagtcaagttgtAGTTACTAACTTCAAGCTGAAGGATAATGTCTTTGtcgtcttcaatccatcttcagatcttcgtgagtaactggagcacaatatttttatcgtttctagtctaacctaacgaagttgactctagtttacttattaagcgactcgagttttggaactaaatatgacaaccaaacttgatataccaacgcttggtgggtttaaccgagcagtgctctaataggcacatgatcaccttgagtactaaggaatatctttgaacaataaatgataagagttactgctcgtgttcaatgTATGTttacatcttttcactgcaaatccttatttcatatttacatggattttcattcttagaatcggttataccacacttcgaAACAAATTTGTAATTGGTTCACCtattttccaagactactatgtgattgatcaaataccaaatcacatacatgggttcaatcggttctaccaatcactaggatcggttatacctaattacGTAAATACTTGTGGTCGGTGACACcggtcactaggatcggtcacaccagttacaaggatcggttccatctacacatggtattacttgtgatcggtcacaccagttaccaggtcCGGTTACACCAAATACAAGGATCGGTCAacatactcatgatcggtcatgaaaaagtgggggtacaacaacctcacccaatatttcgcttagcaatctatatggactaactccaatatacttttaagagaatcaactagacagttagactcaatcttaataaaaagtatatcaaagagttgtatctcaatttctcgattcaatacttactcaagcaaatagtaatctgcgagtctaattgaatacaaaagcaattaacttgaacggtgccaaagaccactattcaagtatcaatcaatttcaatcaacaaccaaaggttggatttaccaattgatcgattcaacgcacaacctgtgatatttcaattatataacaaaatataatgcggaaaagaaataacacagacaccagaagttttgttaacgaggaaaccgcaaatccagaaaaaccctgggacctagtccagattgaacacacactgtattaagccgctacatacactatcctactacaaactaacttcggtctggactgtagttgaaccctaatcaatctcacactgatccaaggtacagttgcgctccttacgtctctgatccaagcaggatactacgcacttgattcccttagctgatctcactcacaactaagagttgctacgacccaaagtcggagactttaataaacaaatttgtatcacacagaaaagtctacaggaatagataaatctgtctcccacagaaatacctacgagtttttttcgtcttttgataaatcaaggtgaacatgaaccaattgatataccagacttatatttccgaagaaaaacctagaaatatcaatcacctcacaataatcttaatcgactagcgaaacaagatattgtggaatcaaaaacgatgagacgaagatgtttgtgactactttgtcaatcttacgattgcactctatcacgatagaaacaacaagatcacatcacacaaatacagagaaaatagttgggtctggcttcacaatccccatgaagtcttcaagtcgttaacttacagggtctcggtaaaaacctaaggttaaaggagaatcgactctagcttatacaactagtatcacacaggaggtgtggggattaggtttcccagttgctagagttctcctttatatagtcttcaaatcagggtttgcaagcaatgttatcttggtaacaaaacattcaatattcaccgttagatgaaaacctgattagattcaagctaatatctttcaactgttagatcgaacttagcttgttatacacaaatgaaacgcACGTTCAttcaggtttgtgtaaccgtacctaaacgtatacacctagttggttcaatagtagttaaccaatagttagccatttgatcactttcatatcaaccatattcatcttcaccataactagttcaaatgactcaaatgaactagttagagagttgttcaattgcttagatctcatagaagtacataagacacaatcgaaacaaaaacgtttttgattcactcgaatcgattcatgaacattatagccactgtttgcaaatatgcattccttagtttatatatgtcttagttcacgaataaactgtttttagaaaataacccactcaagtatgcataccggtacgcatacttaagtacccggattgagctaaagttttcagttcacaaactccagcagaaattcacgagatGTGAACTTCCtacagtacacgtacgggtacgcggacttagcttccggacatcttgaaccagtaaagtacatatactttagttcaaggatttttgacttacacaagtatgagttcacatacaatgtttatatccattcaaggttatacattgtaaactctcatttcaatcattgaaacattcttagaggatgttaaatggAGGTTATTCACACATTATTTTTTATCAAATCGATTTTCCAGATATTGAAATAttcaacatgacttttgtcactttgtaaagatgaacttggccaaaacgaaaacttaccaacacatattttgagaaatagataagcgagatagactcggctcgaaatagaaaatgtgtataatcgagtctatatagcaatacgacttttgtctcaagataggagatagaatagatagacttttgagtgatagataagttcaagtctccacataccttttagtcgatgaagttccatcagttccttgagtagttctccgtctttgcatgatgaacgtcgtggaatctagagatcaactacattttctatcctagtccgagacttagctataagtagactagaaatcaagacttatagttttggcaactaaacttgacaaacaagcttgagatagcaacgcttgcgagttcgaccgagcagtgctctaataatctccccctttgtcatttttagtgacaaaactatcaatacatatggaatacaaaataaataaactttgcatcttctcttccacatgcatgatctccttggttcttcaacattactcgaaatcttcgtcacctccaagtactccaatggtttcaaagatattcaatgcattatcatcattgttgaagatccatagctataacaatgagaaaacaaaagctcttaatcattgttacacagtgtcatagtattattacacggtatcaaagttcaattgtatcacaactttgacaacaatactatggtgatatgtatcacttccctttagtcaatacttcacctcacatgaaaaccactcccccttacataatgatccgaaaaccatatttatttgtagtgtaaactacacattaattctccccctttttgtcagtaaaattggcaaaggtacgaaaactagtgggatcctaatgaaatttccatagagacacttcatgaccaaaacaaagcacatatcaactttttagatgcaatcatatagctgaagctaaatgcattcataaaggagtttataaagatacaagataacccctataatattccatagccgcactccccacaaagatttggcaattaagcacaagttcaattaagaactctcccccataatatgtcattcccgaaagaacaacaagagcgaccttactttcacaagaaaagaaggatttctttggatattaacaaatcacatgaaacatgaatttgtatccaaaatactcaattaaattaaccacaagagaatccatgattaatttaatcacaaattctcaacataagagaacttatggagcctcacagtatatacataaaaaaatggattagggaagatcaatactgcggaataaaaaaagattcattctatctttcatcattatttgcacaatgacatataatagacttaatatttgtaaacaaaagctcatcctttcttccatcaatacttgcataatggTATAAAAGGCTTAGCTTTTATTTGCAAAAGttaattcaatcttttatcaatacttgcatatcgacatatgacagtcttaacttttgaccacgtatgggacaatcatagttcacggacgcaaacacacatatcctataacaaattgcaatataagaaatcataaagattaatactgcaaaaatcatcttccaaacaaactttagaatgtaaacaaataaatctaaaaaaattgaagatgaaaattgttggacatagctatgtgtaatcacaataaaggctattacaaactctagttattcttcttaaaaacacaagaataaagttCTCATAACAAGATTTTCTAAGGGAAATCAAACACAACTCTTATgaaacatttcacttactttgaatactcttctcatatttctatattcatcaagcttcatcctcgattaggtcaatcctggattcaagattattcatcttttcttcaagtcttttggaagaggaTTCAAGTTCACTCTTCGGGGCACGTACTtattccaagacaagattcatggctAAAGAGAGATTATCAAAATGAGAGATC
Above is a genomic segment from Papaver somniferum cultivar HN1 chromosome 10, ASM357369v1, whole genome shotgun sequence containing:
- the LOC113316019 gene encoding uncharacterized protein LOC113316019, with translation MAANSQQFYIRGEPLVRRVHEVSDSSSHLDQRMGSMERMVKKIAAVIVPSYDEGLEKSSAVFPNKQRQYDPYSNTYNPGWRDHPNFSLANKQGMVQQPTFNYPNGFQPQKQPTQSQDSRLDEKLQVMMQGFTTMFQQSQKETKSAIKDLQTQVGSMAIDLNQFKAQNGGKIPSQPFNPRENVSVITLRSGTQLVQPKIIDEGDMETQKEPVLEEKNDDCPETSEADLEKDILDIFKKLHVNIPLIDVIKQVLQYAKVLKDLCTKKKRLTSNEVMSVGGNASAVLQKKLPPKCMGPVSFTIPVEIGNTNIGKAMLDLGASVNVIPAYIYESLNLGPLKPTNIVLELADRTNVYPRGNIEDVLVQVNQLVFPADFCVLEMDDGSDASIPLLLGRPFMKTAKTVIDVDEEILTMKFDDEIIRFNMFEVMRYPSDVHSGVHNVWDPS